A part of bacterium genomic DNA contains:
- a CDS encoding cytochrome ubiquinol oxidase subunit I, translating into MTGVDAVTLSRLQFSLTAMFHILWPTLTVGLSIFLLVLEALWLRTGDKAYYHHARFWGRLFLLNVAVGVATGIPLEFQFGTNWGPFSVAGGDFFGHMLGFEAAMAFMLEAAFIGIMAFGWDRVSRAGHLLATAMVALGASLSAFWILVANSWMHTPTGGHFEDGRFVLTSHVDAIFNPDMHWGVAHMWVASLETTAFVVGGLSAWYLRRGRHPEFFLRSLKLAFAAALVIAPLQVLLGDGSGRTVFEHQPAKLAGIEAHWVTNAPGTGAPWSLVAWPDPQRERNAWALEIPSGLSLLLTHSATGRVQGLRDIPAADRPPIVVPYYCFRVMTGIGFAFAALALWTAWAWHRGGLRPDRVGAHPWLLRGWMAAGPLGYVAVETGWMTREIGRQPWVIYGLLRTTDAASPVAAGAVGASILGFAAAYAALLAAFVFFARRMVAAGPRFEEPPAPRARGRE; encoded by the coding sequence CGGCGATGTTCCACATCCTCTGGCCGACGCTCACCGTGGGCCTGAGCATCTTCCTGCTGGTGCTCGAGGCGCTCTGGCTCAGGACCGGCGACAAGGCCTACTACCACCACGCCCGCTTCTGGGGGCGGCTCTTTCTCCTGAACGTCGCCGTCGGCGTGGCCACCGGCATCCCCCTGGAGTTCCAGTTCGGCACGAACTGGGGCCCGTTCTCCGTCGCCGGCGGCGACTTCTTCGGCCACATGCTGGGCTTCGAGGCGGCAATGGCCTTCATGCTCGAGGCAGCGTTCATCGGCATCATGGCCTTCGGCTGGGATCGCGTCTCGCGCGCGGGCCACCTGCTGGCCACGGCGATGGTCGCTCTCGGCGCCTCGCTCTCGGCGTTCTGGATCCTCGTGGCGAACTCCTGGATGCACACGCCCACCGGCGGCCACTTCGAGGACGGCCGTTTCGTCCTCACGAGCCACGTGGACGCCATCTTCAACCCGGACATGCACTGGGGCGTCGCGCACATGTGGGTCGCCAGCCTCGAGACGACGGCCTTCGTGGTCGGCGGACTCAGCGCCTGGTACCTGCGCCGGGGACGTCACCCGGAGTTCTTCCTGCGCTCGCTCAAGCTGGCATTCGCGGCGGCCCTCGTGATCGCGCCGCTGCAGGTGCTTCTCGGCGACGGCTCCGGCCGCACGGTGTTCGAGCACCAGCCCGCGAAGCTCGCGGGCATCGAGGCGCACTGGGTCACGAATGCGCCCGGCACCGGCGCGCCGTGGTCCCTCGTCGCCTGGCCGGACCCGCAGCGGGAGCGCAACGCCTGGGCGCTGGAGATCCCCTCGGGACTGAGCCTGCTGCTGACGCACAGCGCGACGGGCCGCGTGCAGGGGCTGCGGGACATCCCCGCGGCGGACCGGCCGCCGATCGTCGTCCCGTACTACTGCTTCCGCGTCATGACGGGCATCGGCTTCGCCTTCGCGGCGCTCGCTCTCTGGACGGCGTGGGCGTGGCACCGCGGCGGGCTGCGGCCGGACCGCGTCGGCGCCCACCCCTGGCTCCTGCGCGGCTGGATGGCGGCGGGGCCGCTGGGCTACGTGGCGGTGGAGACCGGCTGGATGACCCGTGAGATCGGGCGGCAGCCGTGGGTGATCTACGGGCTGCTGCGCACGACGGATGCGGCCTCGCCCGTCGCGGCGGGCGCGGTGGGGGCGTCGATTCTCGGCTTCGCGGCCGCCTACGCGGCGCTGCTCGCGGCCTTCGTCTTCTTCGCGCGGCGGATGGTCGCCGCCGGGCCGCGCTTCGAGGAGCCGCCGGCGCCGCGGGCGCGGGGCCGGGAGTAG